acataaaaaaaccaatttaaaatagtaaaagaGACTACCATCAAATAACGattataaaagaataagacAACTTTGGATAATAAAAAAAGCATAATATCATGCAGCTGCTTCTGTAAATATTGTAACAATTAGCaaagagaataaaagaaaaacttaAAATGGCATCAACACAGAGAATTTATTCATTCAATAAAACCATGATCTTCACATTCAACATAACTTATCAGCATCTCAATAGAAGCTACATGACTTGCTGCttaattgaaattgattgaaaataaaattatgaaagtaATCCATTGCTTTTGGTATGTACATACATGGGTTATCTGTAGCCACCTGTTCatggaaataaaaaatgaaagagatGTCCTTaactttttattacttttatagGTCCAATAACATATGCTATAGGATTATTAAcaaaactacctaaaaaactataaaaaaaaaaaaaaccatttcTCACTAGCAAGGCCATAATCGTTGTCTTTGGTGTGACCTGCAAACGCATATTATCAAACGAACATAAGCAATACATACATATTAGTATATTACTATCTAAATAGCTAAACTTCAAAGTGATCATTTCGTAGTTCACGCCTTTAGGGCTAAATTCAGTTTAATTAGAATGATTCAACTTTAGATCAGTAATACTACTACTTAGTACAATGAAgcaatcaaactcaaaacactTAAAGTAATAACACCAAAGAGCACAAAACTTTTCCAAAAAACCAAAAGTAAATAAACACTTCCATAATGAAGCAAGATAAGCAAAAAATATGTATCTAAGACCCATCACTACCAGAATGAGGAACGTAAAAAACTATCTTATGTGCTAAGAGACTGTCTGCCTTTCTATCAATGTAGAAGCTAGTTCTTGAATTTGGTCATCTTTCtcattttctagaatttttgtCTTTACTGTTGCTACAGCACGTTTTACTTTCTCCATTTTGTTATCATCTATCTTCTGAATACCATAATCTACTCTTGTGACATTCTATAGTTGATCTTTTCCCATCATCATATGAATGTTATATTCTTTCACattaattgatatatataacacacccaaaataaaaactaataattacattaaaaaaatcattctgAATTAGACATTTGTTCACATGTATACCCCTTATTAATCTACAAATAACTACTATATTTATTTCTACTAAATGTGTCTGGATATTGGAAAAAAAAGATAGACTTATTTTCCTACCATTTTTCGCACCAGAAATTGATCCCACTGGATGTGAAGGAGACATCATATCcacattattttcttttccactagGTTTGGTTGAAACTGAAGCACATGGTAGCTGAGATTCATCACTTTTTTCTGATAACTCAACATCTATTATCGAGTCTTTTATTTGCAGATGGTCACCAGCTAAACCTGTAGATAGTGTTTGTGACTTGAGAAAGAACTACACTCTGTCTAACGAATGCAAAAGGAAATCACTCaagattttagaaaataatttctagacaaaataagaagaaaaggaaacgTAATTGGCAAATTTTTCTCAATAAAAGATACAAAAGCATGGAATTTAGTTGAAGAATTCCATATCCTAAATCAAAATGTGGCCATTGCAAATATCTTACCAATTGAATGGGTTATCTTACCAATCACAGTGTCAGGTAGCTTGAAACACATTGGCAGGATGCACCACCTGAAAACATAATGGAACATTCAATATTTTATTGGAATCAATTGCAATGTTACTAGATGAGAAAAACATTAACAAGATTATTTGACTCCTTTGCCTATAAAATCAGTATCTCTTGAAGAaggtttatatatataattatatatatggtCTTATATGTATGTTAGTTTTCAATGTTCatcattagtatttatttaacttattgAATATAACACATGAAATGAAGTACATCTAAATTGAAACATAGGATATATCAGAGCAACACATAGAAAAGTTTACCATATTGGCAAGAGAACCGTGAGTTGATGCTGATCCAAAAAATTTCATGCCACGACAGAGATTGTAGCGGCCACCTTATTAGAGATACAGTTAGATATTTCAAGAATTAGTTACTAATTGGTTACATTTGTCATACCATATAAGGCTACAAGTCTCTGATCAATATGATTCTTAACTCACCTTTGCAGAAATTGCATGTTTGGCAACTGATTCCAGGCTCTAAGGCTACCTTGTCCCCTACTGCAAGAGATTGGACTTGAGTGCCAAGTTCTTGAACGATTCCAGCACATTCATGCCCTAGTACCTTCGGCTTGTTGGCAATAAAATTTGCACATCTCATAGTCTAGCAACAAAGTTTAGTCGTGTTCAAAGAACAGAATTAAGCAAATGCTAGAGTACTAATAATTAGTGATAATAAGAACTTTCAGGCTCTTACCTTATAGTAGTGAACATCACTTCCACAAATACCAACAGCTTTAATTCTAATTGTAACATCATGGGGACCTGAAATTGAAGATTGTCGATCATCACAGTACTCATGAGCTTCAATCACTTCATTAGATATCATGAGTGTAAAAGTTAAATGACTTGAAATTTTAAGTATGGATAAGAAGATCAATTTACTTAAAGAAGGAAGTGGATATGGTTGAATTGATAGATTTTTAACACCAAGAATCCAAGCTGCCATGTTGATCTCTTCATCTTCACTTTGTGACATTTCTGTgttaatcatcatcatctgtTGCTAATGCTTTTCCTTGTGTCATATCTAATTTCATCTGCATAAAGCATCACTACCACTGTCACTGTCCTTTGCACTCTTCATTATTCAGTTCATGATCGACAATTATCCATATCATCTTTTGGACTATGCTAATGCCACTTTGTGTCTTTGTAAGAAAATGATGTCAAGGTATGACTTTGTACTGGTTTGTATTTCATTGCTTCAATTTTTTTCCTACAACTTATTCTGATTTAGCACCACTAAAACATATTTCACCATTGTTTATTGAGAAATTAATAACTCTTATGggggaaaaaattaaaatattctgaTAAATCACTATTCAATGACTATGCCAGAATTGCATACTTTACAGGATCCTAATTATTTTTAGGGTTAGAGCCATACTTATTAGTGGATCAGTCCCTAATCCATAAATGAAATTGATTGATATGTTATGGTGCTGAGCTGAGTTCATGCTTTGATGACAAAACAAATAGGGAGTTCTATGGTTGGTATGAGACACAGTCATGACATGAATAAATACAATAGGATAGATTATAGAAGCATGCATGCTCTTCAGAAAAATCCATTAGGCATTAGCAAAGGCTGAAAGCGATTTATAGCATATAAACAGCCACATGTGACATGACCATATCACAATATGGATGAGGACAAACCACCCATATGGTCTCTATGACATTTATACGAAAAACCACTCAGATTAAGTGCAAAGATTCATCATTATCTCGTTACTGATAATTCATGTAACCATTGATGCAAAAGAAGCATATAGTTCAGCAAAGAGCCAAGAGCATACAGCAAGAAAGTCCTTACCACAGGTGAATGCTGATCAGTTAGTTTACTTCAAGTCGGCACATGCTAGAGCCCCTTTGTATTTCAGATAGTGCCTCGTAAATTTCAGATTTTGATTCTAGGCTATATTTAGTATGAATTGTCATTGTCTTTAAAACAAGTCCTCTTTGTAAAATATAAGCGGTAAATTCATGCTCCTCTGGACTGTTTAGATATCCTCGATGTTCAACGGTGTTCAAATGCGATACAATACAGTGAGGAATGCTAAGTGGCTGTGTCCAACCATTGCGGGATTTTAGGTAAGATCCGCTCGAAATAGAATCCACGAACTGAAAACAAGGAACAAGTCAAGTCAAAGGATGcaaacaaaattgcaaatagACAAAAAGTTGAAGTGATGAGATCAACCATACCTgagatatataaatttttagagCTTGAAGCTTAGGACAACTGTGAAGCAAGTCTATTAGAAGACTACTCTGGAAAATATGAAAATCGAGTTGCAGCTGAATCAAATTGCAAAAGTTGGGAAGGTCTAGTACTGGCGCACAAATCAAACACTGCGTGCAAAAGATCATTGGATATTAATTTCAACACATTGACTAAAACCATAAATTCATCGTTTTGTTAAGCAAATCACCTCGATTGTTGAAACTTGCAGCCAAAAGAATTTTGTTTTGCAAAGTGCCCGGAGGAGCTTAGGAACCCAAGCAATATTCCCAGATTTACGAGAAATATCTAGAGATGCTCTTTTTATGTTGGGATAATCACAAACCAAAATCTCTGCGTAACAACCTCGTAATGTGAGACGTAGGTATTCAAGAGATGGAGTGTTTACCTCAAGAAGCTCAAGTGTCACATCTTCGGAATCTGAATATTGTTCCTGCAAAATGCTAGTAAATTAAAAATCAGAGACAAAGTCATGCGATAAGACCATATTAcatcacaataataataataacaacagtGACCTCAAAGGTTAAACTCTTCAAGGAAGGAGGCATGTGGAATGCTTCAAgacgaaaatcaattaaagtgaGCCTAAGAGTTTCAAGAGCTGGGCAACCAGATAGAAGCAAATCGAGGTCCACATAGTTGAAAATGACATGCAGCTCTAGGTTCTTGAGGGATGGGAAAATACTTTCACTGGGAGTGGGAACAAAATCCACAACAATCATAATATTACCGTCCAAAACGAGCGACACGAGCGAAGTGCTATGCAAATTGCGAAAATACAATTCATAAGTCTGCCCATCGGTCCTCACAGAGAAATAGAGTTCACTAACCCTGCCGATGACGTGCTCAATCCAACCAATAAGGTCTGTATACCCAAATTGACCCACCGGGCAAGAGAGGCAGAACTTACGCATGGGAAGCGGGAGCAGAAGCGGCTCAAACTTcttgagaaaaataagaaagcgCTCTTGTGCTTCATTACGTGAAAGTTCAGGGGTGTAAAAGAAATCATCGTTGAGGTCCAAGGCTTGGACTTTCTTCCAGAGGTAGCGCCACCTGCGAGAGAGGACGCTGGTGGCCACGGACGTTCTGGTTGGAAGGAATGAGAGGATGTTGCACAGGATTTCATCCGGCAACCTGCTGATAACGTCCCTATCAACTGCTGCTTTCCTTTTCCTTTGCCTTTGCTTCCGCCGTTTCCCCATTTTCACAGCAGAGCAGCTGGCTAGGGATTGTGGTATTCAAGCGTGTCAAACATTtagtaataaaagaaaaaaatggaacaAATTGAAAATGCTCAATATTTCAGTAGACCTTCCAAAACTTGCACAGAATGCAGGTTTCGGAGGCAAACCGTGGATCTGCCCCGTGTTTCCCTTCAACTGTGATATTGTGTTCATTAACAATAACTAGCAAAAAGCCCAAGACCAttgttttttataaatttgttgatctcaaattttaaattatattattaagtaTTAACAATAGATGTCTACGTATTAttgatttgataaaaatatgatgtaaaaaattataaaattacctACTTAAAGTAGTGAAATAGGTGATACATGACAGAAAAATATAGAACGTAAATAATGATATATTTgtcttatataaatatatttattaagcttaaaaatattatcataatgatagtttaatttgattataaaaagttaatatataaaatttagaatggttaattcatttaataatagttaatatattatctttataattaataattttaattaataacttctaaattatagtttaattaaatttattaaaacaaataaatatatagatTTGTTGTTATATAAAGGAGAAATTAACTATCTTATATGTATTCTAATTGGAAAGAGTAATGATAAAtaaccaataaaatttattatttttttaatatttggcTTACACTTTTTTTTGTGCCTTCTTGCCTTACACTTTAAACACtaagtattaattttattataaaattttaatagtataagAAAATATCGACTCAAAGTATTAAtgcttaacatttttttaaagttaagcACAAACGTTCATTATTTTACacacaattttttatatataatcctAGTACATTAAGACTAtcttttcattaaaattttttataaaaaatcatatattatattttttattattaattaattattaaatttaaaatttaacttataatttaatttgttacatattattttattcatgaattattatttagtaagtattttatgaataatatatttttaacatatctAAAAAGTCATTTTTATTCACAATGACATAGaagtgaacaaaaaaaaaagatatttttcaaattcttcaCTTTCCATATTCTCTTCTCGGTTTTTCTATTTTCCCTCTCTCCTTTTATTTCCTTCTTTATTTGTTGTAAaactgaaaaaagaaaaaagaaaaataaattagaagtgtttccTCAAACTTATAATCCAATAACAATTACTAAAACACTGCctcataaataaattccaaCTATTAATCACATAAATTACTAATGTATTCTTAGAAAATTACACACATTCCTTCATTAGCCTAATTATAAGCAACAGTTGACATGTATAGTTACCTAACATAGTCATTGATACAACAACACAATCAACATTTTTATTCTACTTAAGCATATATGCTTAAGTAACACAAATCAACATTCAAGCATATGTTAACATCCTTACACACACGCACAcaaacacaaaaacaaaaataaaaaaaaatgtaatgcCTTAAAGCATAAATCATATAAACCATCAACTACTTCAGTTGCTAATGGCTCATACCTAGTGaaataactattttcttttagttctttgaataaataattgTGCTGGTTTTTTCTTCTATAGCTTTTACAAACTGATAGCTTCTTTggaagtttttcaaaaaaaaaaaaaattccctCATCCACTGCTAGTCCATCAAATTATTCTTGATGGGAACCATTTAGGGGGACTATCTATGATGATATCACATGAGCAACATCGGTTAAGAACAGTGATTTTTCCTAACTCCTTGACAATAGTAATTGAATATGAGCTTGTTTGATCTAAGAGCTTCTGAACTTTTGGGCCATGATATTTTTGGTAATAcctacaaatattaaaaaattatcacaGATTAAGAAGGTAAATAGGTGcaccaaaaggaaaaaagaattaCTTATATGAGATTTTTATCCTGTCATAATTTAAAAGCCAAAGCCTCTTAAAAAAGACTATATGAGATAATGAAAAATTAAGGCAGCTTTttaaaaaaacagagaaagaaaaaagagggtGGTGAGGGAACCAAAGCTTCTGCCTCATCAATTCCAGTCTTACTTCAGAAACTTTTTGCTTCTTTAGCTCTGCATATTCAATAGAAGATATAGAACTCTATCACAAAAATATTACTCTAGCACAAAAAATACAAAGTTCATTGATGTTAAAGCATAGAAGAAAACTACCAattaaattttggaaaattaTGTTTACATAATTCTAATCAGACTCTTATAAGGAAACATAATGCAGCAAATTTCAGCAtctgtttttcttttaagcaTTTGCCAGTCCTCTCCTTCAGCTTTACCTGCTGTTTCTTTCTACTATAAGACCACTTTCACTCCAACTTGCAGGATCAGACACCACCATAAGCGGTACCTTTCAACAACATAATCTACTTCTCTGCTCTTCAACAATATTGGAAGTAACTCAACAACAGGATACGGTGTTGAAAATCACTATGTCTCACCTGTTGACTTAGTTCTCTTTCTCCAAAGCTTTGTTCCAACATCAAAGAAATACTAACTGCAGTTCTAGCTATGCGCCAACAGATATGCCCGAGTATTCAAAGATTGAAAACAACTGTGCAAATATAGAATTATGAAGACAGAAAGGTATTCATCAAATACAAAGGCAGATCTGCAGGCTTTAGCTTTGTCACCTTAACAAGGAACCTATAATGACCAAGCATGCAAGTGCTAACAATATCCAACATGCATTACCTTTCAAAACAATGCTAGTTAACACTTTTCTCCTCTTATTCCTTCACTGGTTCCACACCCTCCTCATCAGCACCCTCctttatgcaaaaatttatcATCTTATATTCAAGAAAGGAAATAACACCAGGCCCAAAGTTTCTTATTGGGGACAACATGCCCTTCTAACAGCTAAGTCAAAACTTCTGATTTTGTAAGTAGACAgtctcaataaaataaaataacttggtattcaaataaaaaaatacctccTTGATGAGCTGCTCAATTTCCTCTCCATCTCTGAGCTAAGCTCCAACACCTTGACCTCCCACCTcttcactttctttctcaaaattCCAGAATCTTTCCATCAAACAAATTTCATTCATTATATGCTATTGAGATATATACTATTTGAGAATTATCTATCAAACAAAATATACCTAAAGTTTATAACAATTGCTTGAATAAATGCCAAATAGCTGAAGGAACAGAATATTATTGGCAATAAGGTAAAAGAAAAGCTAAAATATTcataaacctaaaccataacaTCTATATCCCTAACGCTACTAACTACTAACATAACTGAAAAGGAAAAAGGCCTAACTATGAGCTATCCTCAAATCTGAATCTTTAAGCGCCCGTCTTGCAAATGCTACCTGAATCAACATTTTGATTTTCCTCATCAAGATAtgcttaaatataaattttagctTACTTTTAAAACAACTGAAATGGTTATTTGGTCAACCTTATCATCCAAATACAACAACAATTATAGcattaaaaaggaaaaggatTGCCTTatgaacaaaatttatatagttaaatagttaaattcattttaaaatctttttttgttGTTCTTTCTCACTGTTGCTCTCATAATAGCAAATAAAAGGCCTTGCggagaaaaaattaataaaacaaagaaaatacatATAATAAGAAGCAAAGCATGAATGGTGGTGCAAGTGCTGAGGCAGAGGCAAAGTACTCTGAATTTGTGGAAGTTAATCCTAGCAAACCTGtaaatagatattaaaattgccaaacctataAATGCCTAAGCCACtcaatttcaaaggatagataGTAACTGAAACgaattttttttaccatatCAAATTTCAATAGATAAAAGCAAAGGAAACAAACAAtgacatcaatttcaaaattttgagccCGAATACATTTCTAGATTAATTGGCAATCCAAAGCAAATATGCATCAGAGGAAATgccacaagaataaaaaattataaaagtgtTTATGGAGAGTAAAATATTACATTCCATGCTCTGCAATTCTTCCATATAGCACTATGGCTCCTAGAAACCGCGTATGCTCCTCCTATGTCCATCATTCTCTTTGCTTTGCATTTGCATGTAGTTTTCTTGTCTGCAATTTGAATTCGAATGGAAGAACGTGGTTGTGAGAAGAAATGAGAGAAAGATTCAAGTGAGAGACATAATTAGAATTGTATGTGTCCTAAACTCTTCAACAAAATCGATAAATGAAGCCAAGAAGCTAACAATTATTCCTTCAAAGACAAAATTGttttattatatactaataATTTGCACCTTGGAGACATCTTTGTCTAAGCTTCTGACAGTGTTGGAAAGCAAGGCATTCTCCTTCACCAAGTAGCCAATTTGTCGAAAGCCCAATTTGTGTACTTGACGTTCCAAGATTCAAAATGCACAAAAATGAATACAcatctaaatatatttttaaaaaaaatagcttcaattttttaattaaattccaaaccaaaaagaataaaatggGTAGGAGCATACATACAATTCTAGTAAAAGAATATTATAGTAATTGTGTTTGATTGTGTAACTACTGAATCTTATACATCTACAAATCATGCTTTCAATGGCATCCTATAAAGCCTCGAATCTTTCAATAATCCATTTACAAATTGTATTTATACCATTTCTGAAAGAAATAATACATTCTTTTGCCAAAAATGAtttctcaaagaaaaataataccTGCCGAGGGTCCATTCTTCTTCCACCTTGGCCGactctttttcccttttgcAAGAAGATCTGCAGTTGAAGAAGCAGCTGAACTCAGCATAGCTATTAAaatgtttcctttttctttactttgaaaaaaaagaaaaaatatttaataacagcAAAACATAATTTCTTGGAACTCTGCTCTGTGCTTTGTTCGCTGCTATGAACACCAAAACATGAAGTTTAATAAGAACATAATAATGTAATAAGAATACATGTAAATAAACACGGTTGAAAAACGTAaagacttaaaaaaaaaaaaattaccatgATTTTAGCAAGATGTAGGACTCTGTTTTCAATTAACTGCTCTTGAGGCCAAAAATGAAAGCTATCAGGTCAGGGAAAAATAAGGCTACAGTTGgtgagaggaagtggaagagtgGACATTATTGATGAGCTGGTTATCACCTTGAGTGCCAGTGCTGATGACAAACCTTGCGGGTTTTTCGGCTAGCTTCTGCTCCTTCCACAGCTGACCAATGGAGGCAAAGAAAGGCTTCATCTGCGCCCCAGAGGCTTGAAACACAATTCCAGTTGGTGAGATGAAGATAAAATGAAGAGGACGatcagagaagagagaaaaaagaaaaagagtgtcGAAAGAATAGAGTGATTCTGATTTCCGTGGGCGAAGGAGAGAGAAACCCAGAAATAGAtagaaaaaagaattgaaatttgaaattttttgaagaatTACGCCCAAAATTTGCCATTGATCATCCCGGCCTCACATGTggttttattataaaaatttattggtaTTTATccattaataataatagttgttacttttaattttaaaaaaaattgtgtataaaaatttattgtacAGTATAAGACTGTTCCGTGATTACTTTTCAGAGATCAAAtaatcttgatattttcttagTCCGTATTAAGGgtaatttactaaaataaataatttagtttttaattttattagaatatatattttgtaaaatgaatattaaaatgtattttttttttaaattatataaatagtgGCAAGGATCCATAGTTTATAAATGAACGTAAATCAGTATAGGAATTTTGTGGATTATGTTTAAAGCCAAATTACACATAATTCGTGGTAGGGTGTCGCAATTTGTGTGTGAATTGCAAACGTCCATAAACAGCGAACTTTTTAGCTTctatatcttcattttcttgttCTGCATCACTATACCCtggctttttattattttgttttaattttatcatatgatcaatatttgtgtttatttatttagttttgttttcatttttttcttcggGCTATGTCTTCTCTAACTATGGGCT
The Arachis duranensis cultivar V14167 chromosome 5, aradu.V14167.gnm2.J7QH, whole genome shotgun sequence genome window above contains:
- the LOC107491572 gene encoding FBD-associated F-box protein At4g10400 isoform X1; amino-acid sequence: MGKRRKQRQRKRKAAVDRDVISRLPDEILCNILSFLPTRTSVATSVLSRRWRYLWKKVQALDLNDDFFYTPELSRNEAQERFLIFLKKFEPLLLPLPMRKFCLSCPVGQFGYTDLIGWIEHVIGRVSELYFSVRTDGQTYELYFRNLHSTSLVSLVLDGNIMIVVDFVPTPSESIFPSLKNLELHVIFNYVDLDLLLSGCPALETLRLTLIDFRLEAFHMPPSLKSLTFEEQYSDSEDVTLELLEVNTPSLEYLRLTLRGCYAEILVCDYPNIKRASLDISRKSGNIAWVPKLLRALCKTKFFWLQVSTIECLICAPVLDLPNFCNLIQLQLDFHIFQSSLLIDLLHSCPKLQALKIYISQFVDSISSGSYLKSRNGWTQPLSIPHCIVSHLNTVEHRGYLNSPEEHEFTAYILQRGLVLKTMTIHTKYSLESKSEIYEALSEIQRGSSMCRLEVN
- the LOC107491572 gene encoding F-box/LRR-repeat protein At3g59190 isoform X2, whose protein sequence is MGKRRKQRQRKRKAAVDRDVISRLPDEILCNILSFLPTRTSVATSVLSRRWRYLWKKVQALDLNDDFFYTPELSRNEAQERFLIFLKKFEPLLLPLPMRKFCLSCPVGQFGYTDLIGWIEHVIGRVSELYFSVRTDGQTYELYFRNLHSTSLVSLVLDGNIMIVVDFVPTPSESIFPSLKNLELHVIFNYVDLDLLLSGCPALETLRLTLIDFRLEAFHMPPSLKSLTFEEQYSDSEDVTLELLEIFLVNLGILLGFLSSSGHFAKQNSFGCKFQQSSV